One Fibrobacter sp. UWB16 DNA window includes the following coding sequences:
- a CDS encoding DNA polymerase III subunit alpha: MAFVHLQTHSEFSILQASARLDDILAAAAAENAPAVALTDHGAMFGILEIQTRGKELNKKRKEQGLPPVKTVYGCHIYVDTPSASQKDPTTFERLTLLVENEKGYYNLLRIVSYRYEDGERWAEIPSVPLETINEFKEGIIAIAGDYFSRYGQNVASGRDSLALEYMDRLNEIFDHDHLYISVCDNGIPQQKHVNEFNVELAKKYGREVVAVGDVHYIKPEDATSHKILRCISLKVTLNGFEDKRFPTEKFYFRTEKEMVELFGHIPGAIENTVKIAERCNFTVKTGIGDEFWPRFKIPDEFLASEEYQNIKAIMKAEYDAEYPVVRERELKGVIKDRKKKVKANYCAEKGIAEDALTDADNAEIDRLSQPEFFDADDNKAWEKNIHRWCKPGGDADIYITHLCNERLKWRFPDEDFKFPAHETNVGKRMYKELNCIRNMNVAGYLLIVWDFINWSREHGIPVGPGRGSAAGSLVTYIIGITDIDPLTFDLLFERFLNPERVSMPDIDTDFADRDRGRVIQYVTDKYGKECVGQIITYGMLKSKAVITDVARVLGIPPAEAKSITKLFPQRTLNFSLKQAWTGKDKKGNNLEDGYSPEPLQAMIGSRASYQNLWDVAKRLEDLPRQTGVHACGVVITPTPIYNLAPLYRAAPEDTPVVMYDKHYAEDIGLLKMDFLGLINLSIIQDTVKMVEQNRNIKLVMNKIPIDDKATFELLGKGLTTTVFQFESPGMQKYLRELKPTRIFDLIAMNALYRPGPIDQIPHFIARKNGKEEIDCYHPDLEQVLGETYGVIVYQEQVMKLAQILGGYSLGGADNIRRIMAKKMPEKMAKLEPEFFQKCLDKGYDKAMIQKVWDAVLPFCGYAFNKSHAAAYAYVAYQTAYLKTHYGPEYMAASMTSKMGKTEDTVTIILECKRLGIPVLSPNINTSLGVFSANTKGQILYGLAGIRNVGIAVVEDVVAERERRGIYKDIFDFCKRVTEYQAAQPEKRPPLNKKVLECLIMAGALDDLPGSRAVQVATVDRALEVAMRSQEDKAKGQVSLFDLGGPAAMPNTAEVLEEAEEWTAMEMLNKERSVLGLFLSGHPLDEFRPELQGFTSCSLSEDEITRYVGDTVVVGGVVIRMRSIETKRGDTIGSGAIQDFQGEIEMFFKKDVWERLRDTVSVDDRVLVKGVLEQQRDRDGYQIIVEEVIQLDRVRCDMVDYIHANFTVGMLTDEFLDKLEVEMKANLADEYCHGCQMVFHLEADSGFEHVVVLKKYKVVYTQELLQWLKTDLGALKVWVSNRAKR; the protein is encoded by the coding sequence ATGGCGTTCGTTCATTTACAGACTCATTCCGAATTTTCGATTTTGCAGGCTTCGGCCCGACTTGATGATATTTTGGCGGCTGCCGCAGCAGAAAACGCACCTGCTGTTGCTTTGACGGACCATGGTGCCATGTTTGGTATTCTTGAAATCCAGACGCGTGGCAAGGAACTGAACAAAAAGCGCAAGGAGCAGGGGCTCCCGCCAGTCAAGACGGTTTATGGCTGCCACATTTACGTGGACACACCGAGTGCTAGCCAGAAAGATCCGACTACATTTGAACGATTGACGCTCCTCGTCGAGAACGAAAAGGGCTATTACAATCTGCTCCGCATTGTGAGTTACCGCTACGAAGACGGGGAGCGCTGGGCAGAAATTCCGTCCGTGCCGCTCGAGACGATTAACGAATTTAAGGAAGGCATTATCGCCATTGCTGGCGATTATTTTAGCCGTTACGGCCAGAATGTGGCTTCGGGCAGGGATTCTCTTGCGCTCGAGTACATGGACCGCCTGAACGAGATTTTTGACCACGACCACCTGTACATCTCGGTTTGCGATAACGGGATTCCGCAGCAAAAGCACGTGAACGAATTCAACGTGGAGCTTGCGAAAAAGTACGGTCGTGAAGTCGTTGCTGTGGGCGATGTTCATTACATCAAGCCCGAAGACGCTACATCGCACAAGATTCTGCGCTGCATCTCGCTCAAGGTCACGCTGAACGGTTTTGAAGACAAGCGCTTCCCGACGGAAAAGTTCTATTTCCGTACCGAAAAGGAAATGGTGGAGCTGTTTGGGCATATCCCGGGCGCTATCGAGAATACGGTCAAAATTGCCGAGCGCTGTAACTTTACCGTGAAAACCGGTATCGGTGATGAGTTCTGGCCGCGATTCAAGATTCCTGATGAATTCCTCGCTTCTGAGGAATACCAGAACATCAAGGCCATCATGAAGGCGGAATACGATGCGGAATATCCGGTCGTCCGTGAACGTGAACTCAAGGGCGTTATCAAGGACCGCAAAAAGAAGGTCAAGGCAAATTACTGTGCCGAAAAAGGCATTGCCGAAGATGCGTTGACCGATGCGGACAATGCTGAAATCGACCGCCTCTCGCAGCCGGAATTCTTTGATGCAGACGACAACAAGGCGTGGGAAAAGAACATCCACCGTTGGTGCAAACCGGGGGGCGATGCCGATATCTACATCACGCATCTTTGCAATGAACGCTTAAAGTGGCGATTCCCTGACGAAGATTTTAAGTTCCCGGCTCACGAGACGAACGTGGGCAAGCGCATGTACAAGGAGCTTAACTGTATCCGCAACATGAACGTCGCAGGCTACTTGCTCATTGTGTGGGACTTCATTAACTGGTCTCGTGAACATGGCATTCCCGTGGGCCCGGGGCGTGGATCTGCTGCTGGTTCCCTGGTCACTTACATCATCGGTATTACCGACATTGACCCCTTGACGTTCGACCTCCTTTTTGAACGATTCCTGAACCCGGAACGTGTGTCCATGCCGGATATCGATACGGACTTTGCTGACCGTGACCGCGGCCGCGTGATCCAGTACGTGACGGACAAATACGGCAAGGAGTGCGTGGGCCAGATTATTACCTACGGTATGCTCAAGTCGAAGGCGGTGATTACGGACGTCGCGCGCGTGCTCGGAATTCCGCCTGCCGAAGCGAAGTCCATTACTAAACTCTTCCCGCAGCGTACGTTGAACTTTAGCCTAAAGCAGGCCTGGACGGGTAAGGACAAGAAGGGTAACAACCTCGAAGATGGTTACAGCCCGGAACCGTTGCAGGCGATGATTGGCAGCCGCGCGAGCTACCAGAACCTTTGGGATGTCGCGAAGCGACTTGAAGATTTGCCGCGCCAGACGGGCGTGCATGCTTGCGGCGTGGTGATTACGCCGACTCCGATTTACAACCTTGCTCCTCTGTACCGAGCCGCTCCGGAAGATACGCCGGTGGTGATGTACGATAAGCACTACGCCGAAGACATCGGACTTTTGAAGATGGACTTCCTTGGGCTTATCAACTTGTCCATCATTCAGGATACGGTGAAGATGGTCGAACAGAACCGCAACATCAAGCTTGTGATGAACAAGATTCCGATTGATGACAAGGCGACGTTCGAACTTTTGGGCAAGGGCCTTACGACGACGGTGTTCCAGTTTGAATCTCCGGGTATGCAGAAGTACCTGCGCGAACTGAAGCCGACCCGAATCTTTGACCTTATCGCTATGAACGCCCTGTACCGACCGGGGCCGATTGACCAGATTCCGCACTTCATTGCCCGTAAGAACGGCAAGGAAGAGATTGACTGTTACCATCCGGACTTGGAACAGGTGCTTGGCGAAACGTACGGCGTTATCGTGTATCAGGAACAGGTGATGAAGCTCGCCCAGATTCTGGGTGGCTACTCGCTGGGTGGCGCTGACAACATCCGCCGTATCATGGCTAAGAAGATGCCGGAAAAGATGGCGAAGCTCGAACCGGAATTCTTCCAGAAGTGCTTGGATAAGGGTTACGACAAGGCCATGATCCAGAAGGTCTGGGACGCCGTGCTTCCGTTCTGCGGATACGCATTTAACAAGAGCCATGCTGCTGCTTATGCTTACGTGGCTTACCAGACGGCGTACCTCAAGACGCATTACGGCCCGGAATACATGGCGGCTTCCATGACTTCCAAGATGGGTAAGACCGAAGATACGGTGACCATCATTTTGGAATGCAAACGCCTTGGAATCCCGGTCTTGTCGCCGAACATCAACACGTCTTTGGGAGTGTTCTCGGCGAACACGAAGGGCCAGATTCTTTACGGTCTAGCGGGTATCCGCAACGTGGGTATTGCTGTTGTCGAAGACGTGGTCGCGGAACGCGAACGTCGCGGCATCTACAAGGACATCTTTGACTTCTGCAAGCGCGTGACGGAATACCAGGCGGCCCAGCCTGAAAAACGCCCGCCGCTCAATAAGAAGGTCTTGGAATGCTTGATTATGGCGGGCGCCTTGGACGATTTACCGGGTAGTCGTGCCGTGCAGGTGGCTACCGTGGACCGCGCTTTGGAAGTTGCTATGCGCAGCCAGGAAGACAAGGCCAAGGGCCAGGTTTCGCTGTTTGACTTGGGTGGCCCTGCTGCCATGCCGAACACTGCTGAAGTCTTGGAAGAAGCTGAAGAATGGACGGCGATGGAAATGCTCAACAAGGAACGCAGCGTGCTTGGCTTGTTCCTCTCTGGGCATCCGCTTGATGAATTCCGCCCGGAATTACAGGGCTTTACGAGCTGCTCGCTCTCGGAAGACGAAATCACCCGCTATGTGGGCGATACGGTCGTTGTGGGCGGCGTCGTTATCCGCATGCGCTCTATCGAAACAAAGCGTGGCGATACGATTGGCTCTGGCGCTATTCAGGATTTCCAGGGTGAAATCGAAATGTTCTTCAAGAAGGATGTCTGGGAACGTTTGCGCGATACGGTTTCTGTTGATGACCGCGTGCTTGTGAAGGGCGTCTTGGAACAGCAGCGCGACCGCGATGGCTACCAGATTATTGTCGAAGAAGTGATTCAGCTCGACCGCGTGCGTTGCGATATGGTGGATTACATTCATGCGAATTTCACCGTTGGCATGCTTACAGACGAGTTCTTGGACAAGCTTGAAGTCGAAATGAAGGCCAATTTGGCCGATGAATATTGCCATGGGTGCCAAATGGTGTTCCATTTGGAGGCAGATTCCGGATTTGAACATGTCGTTGTTCTAAAAAAATATAAAGTTGTATATACTCAGGAATTGTTGCAGTGGCTTAAAACAGATTTAGGCGCTCTGAAGGTTTGGGTATCGAATCGTGCAAAACGTTAA
- a CDS encoding LamG-like jellyroll fold domain-containing protein — protein MSNKMVKWISGSLVAMGALIAGCSESNTSEPLSVESDGTYLKNDSKQIWARINATGSIATYFDSLSKEGGVPTIGVSSRSSVRCDAPALKMDENTRYLDELESLFDEGEQVEGVCGKALKLKAGQVAPLGVNLIDSLSVGTVEFWFRPNEDFFDKNARTLLGNDGARIHFFYKDGNLYFQKNHHDQHFYAYGEAQLKRDDWNLIAGQWGDGYMSLWLNGKLVAKIKHDKGYVPALRGVPFENLVVIGYKSSCCMEGPGQYESLMTSGSYDQVKISNIPRYQISDTAEVKQDSLAADTVPEIEPFVPNTKWIVDYEFNNPKNVGQDFSGNGYHAIVDEGSVSSDSGLAYFNGKSGLTLAEGKDIKLGDFVVEARVYPESVSGYRNIIVTEPPGHGPDGWILRIENGSLKFFVRDADWLKVNRNADWQEVSVGGIKANQWLNIRVECTSKSVALFLNDTLKLEKEIAGNYDGLLYPWGIGYDAVEQSYHSRYFLGAIDYIRVGRILGEDVPVDTIVPVDTIAPVDTTIVPVDTIAPVDTTIVPVDTIAPVDTTIVPVDTIAPVDTTIVPVDTIAPVDTTIVPVDTIAPVDTTIVPVDTIVIIDTVAQDLNRKCSENALVKDDKTLYFDEFESEYKEGTLVDGVCGKAISLTDGEDIKTEIELSTKIPVGTAEFWFRPGENFDMETPRTLLGNDGSRLHFFVKDGELIFQKNLPDVHHFVKAAVTLKNDWNLIAGQWGDGYISLWLNGEKVASVKHSAGYVPSTRPIVDENLVVVGYKSSCCMEGAGQRKSMTTDGAFDQLRISSVLRYGVDQESADAEK, from the coding sequence ATGAGTAACAAAATGGTCAAATGGATTTCTGGTTCCCTGGTAGCCATGGGTGCCTTGATTGCTGGCTGTTCTGAATCGAATACGTCAGAACCTCTTTCTGTTGAGTCTGATGGAACCTATTTGAAAAATGATAGCAAGCAGATTTGGGCTCGAATTAATGCAACTGGTAGCATCGCAACTTACTTCGATTCCCTTTCAAAGGAGGGGGGAGTCCCGACTATTGGTGTTTCTTCACGCTCTAGTGTTCGTTGCGATGCTCCCGCTCTTAAAATGGATGAAAACACACGTTACCTTGATGAACTGGAATCACTTTTTGACGAGGGGGAACAAGTCGAAGGTGTTTGCGGTAAAGCTCTCAAGCTGAAAGCTGGTCAGGTAGCTCCGCTCGGCGTGAATTTGATTGATTCTTTGAGTGTTGGAACGGTCGAATTCTGGTTCCGTCCGAATGAGGACTTCTTTGACAAGAATGCGAGAACGCTTCTTGGTAACGATGGCGCTAGAATCCATTTCTTCTACAAGGATGGAAACCTTTATTTCCAGAAAAACCATCATGACCAGCACTTCTATGCTTATGGCGAGGCTCAACTTAAGCGCGATGACTGGAACCTGATTGCAGGCCAGTGGGGCGATGGTTACATGAGCCTTTGGTTGAATGGTAAATTGGTTGCAAAGATCAAGCACGATAAGGGGTATGTGCCTGCTTTGCGTGGTGTTCCGTTCGAAAACCTGGTTGTAATCGGTTACAAGTCCAGCTGCTGCATGGAAGGCCCAGGACAGTATGAATCTTTGATGACTTCCGGTTCTTATGACCAGGTGAAGATTTCTAATATTCCGCGTTACCAGATTAGCGATACCGCTGAGGTGAAGCAGGATTCTTTGGCTGCCGATACGGTTCCTGAAATCGAGCCCTTTGTCCCTAACACGAAGTGGATTGTTGATTATGAATTTAACAATCCGAAGAATGTTGGTCAGGACTTTTCTGGGAACGGCTATCATGCCATTGTCGATGAAGGTAGCGTTTCCTCGGATTCGGGTTTAGCCTATTTCAACGGAAAGTCCGGACTTACGCTTGCTGAAGGCAAGGATATTAAGCTTGGCGATTTTGTAGTCGAAGCTCGTGTTTACCCGGAATCTGTTTCTGGATATAGAAATATCATTGTAACTGAACCTCCAGGACATGGTCCTGATGGCTGGATTCTCCGCATTGAAAACGGAAGCCTGAAGTTCTTTGTTCGCGATGCTGACTGGTTAAAAGTGAATCGGAACGCTGATTGGCAGGAAGTGAGTGTTGGTGGTATCAAAGCCAATCAGTGGCTCAATATCCGAGTGGAATGCACTTCTAAGTCTGTAGCCCTCTTCTTGAACGATACTCTCAAGTTGGAAAAGGAAATTGCCGGAAATTATGATGGCTTGCTTTACCCGTGGGGCATTGGTTACGATGCTGTGGAACAGAGCTACCATAGTAGGTACTTCTTGGGTGCCATCGACTATATCCGCGTGGGTAGAATCCTGGGCGAGGATGTTCCGGTTGATACCATTGTTCCGGTTGACACAATTGCACCTGTAGATACTACCATTGTTCCGGTTGATACAATTGCACCTGTAGATACTACCATTGTTCCGGTTGATACAATTGCACCTGTAGATACTACCATTGTTCCGGTTGATACAATTGCACCTGTAGATACTACCATTGTTCCGGTTGATACAATTGCACCTGTAGATACTACCATTGTTCCGGTTGATACAATTGCACCTGTAGATACTACCATTGTTCCAGTTGATACAATTGTGATTATAGATACGGTTGCTCAGGATTTGAATCGCAAGTGCTCTGAAAATGCACTTGTCAAGGACGACAAGACCCTTTACTTTGATGAATTCGAATCGGAATACAAAGAAGGCACTTTGGTTGATGGCGTCTGCGGCAAGGCTATTTCCTTGACGGATGGCGAAGACATCAAGACTGAAATTGAACTCTCTACAAAAATTCCGGTAGGTACGGCTGAATTCTGGTTCCGTCCGGGTGAGAATTTCGACATGGAAACGCCCCGTACGCTTCTTGGCAATGATGGTTCCAGACTCCATTTCTTTGTGAAGGATGGCGAGCTTATTTTCCAGAAGAATCTTCCGGATGTACATCATTTTGTCAAGGCTGCTGTAACGCTCAAGAACGATTGGAACTTGATTGCCGGTCAGTGGGGGGATGGCTATATAAGCCTTTGGCTGAATGGCGAAAAGGTCGCAAGCGTGAAGCACTCCGCAGGCTATGTACCGTCCACTCGTCCGATTGTAGACGAAAATCTCGTGGTGGTTGGTTACAAGTCCAGCTGCTGCATGGAAGGTGCCGGTCAGAGAAAGAGCATGACGACTGATGGAGCTTTTGACCAGCTCAGAATCTCTTCTGTGTTGCGTTACGGTGTTGATCAGGAATCGGCTGATGCGGAGAAATAA
- a CDS encoding glycosyltransferase family 4 protein, whose translation MELIHLIYDHPQNPWLGGGAALRAKAVYSFFAKKGDSIHYVSGGFPNCNQNSGEDQIQYHYTSCSKRYLFSRLLFSLKAGFIVRKLKKTNKIDLLVEDISIFNIIFPRLFWKGPMVSLVHNYLGRQSFKKLGIFGIIPFLMERHYLKHRKNFIVVSEALKKHILELNPTANVTVIYNGIDESVFSYETQPKAEKIGFIGRIEINQKGLDTLVQALSILKSENFPFKALLIGGGKDEQTLNKLIAKLELEDSIEITGRLDEKRFARLSECRIVCMPSRFEGWGITAIEAAAEGIPVIASDIEGLREAVQDNETGVLIESNPQNLANAIKDLLSNPDRIQALSQNAKKHASKFHWESIANEQRAIYESLI comes from the coding sequence ATGGAACTGATACACCTCATCTACGACCATCCACAGAATCCCTGGTTAGGCGGCGGCGCGGCACTAAGAGCGAAAGCCGTTTATTCTTTTTTCGCTAAAAAAGGGGACTCGATTCACTATGTGTCGGGAGGATTCCCCAACTGTAACCAAAACAGTGGAGAGGACCAGATCCAATACCATTACACATCCTGTAGCAAACGTTATCTGTTCAGCAGACTTTTGTTTTCACTCAAAGCAGGCTTTATCGTCCGCAAGCTTAAGAAAACAAACAAGATTGATTTGCTCGTCGAAGACATATCCATCTTCAATATCATCTTTCCGAGGTTGTTCTGGAAAGGCCCAATGGTATCGCTAGTGCATAATTACCTAGGCCGTCAAAGCTTCAAGAAATTGGGAATTTTTGGAATTATCCCCTTCTTGATGGAACGTCACTACCTCAAGCACCGAAAGAACTTCATCGTCGTGAGCGAAGCGCTAAAAAAGCACATTCTGGAGCTGAACCCGACCGCAAACGTCACCGTCATCTACAACGGCATCGATGAATCCGTCTTTTCTTACGAAACACAGCCTAAAGCCGAAAAAATCGGGTTCATCGGAAGAATCGAAATCAACCAAAAAGGACTTGATACACTGGTTCAGGCGCTTTCGATTCTCAAAAGCGAAAATTTCCCATTCAAGGCGCTATTAATCGGTGGCGGGAAGGACGAACAAACTCTCAATAAGTTGATTGCAAAGCTCGAACTTGAAGATTCTATCGAAATCACGGGAAGGCTCGACGAAAAACGATTTGCGCGACTCAGCGAATGCCGCATTGTCTGTATGCCAAGCCGCTTCGAAGGCTGGGGTATCACCGCTATCGAGGCTGCCGCCGAGGGCATCCCCGTGATAGCATCCGACATTGAAGGCCTAAGAGAAGCGGTCCAAGACAACGAAACAGGCGTTTTAATCGAAAGCAACCCGCAAAATCTCGCAAACGCCATCAAAGACCTGCTGAGTAACCCCGACAGGATTCAGGCGCTATCGCAAAATGCCAAGAAACACGCCTCCAAATTCCATTGGGAATCGATAGCGAACGAACAACGTGCCATTTACGAGAGCCTCATTTAA
- a CDS encoding lysylphosphatidylglycerol synthase transmembrane domain-containing protein, translating into MNKSPSKLSRYLWNLLKVSVSCGGLTYIFMNIPFHEVSQHWTHEALPWILVTLVTTFLSMCIQANRWRGLLLDEGKKIKFRSFYAYIALGYFFNNLLPGGFGGDAVKTVAFGKRFGNMANSVAAIVISRLMGLLAMFLCFFVALPFVASRYEIPLIYTGAVCLFALASIVIIVGGLFLDKIKLPQGIAQRYPFLEKLQNAFSIYRSHKKAFMLSIVDSIWLQVLSIIMHFAFLKAVGIDIGLDVVTVFTTITVTITMLPISINGIGVREGVNVSLFTGLLGIPADTVLAASILGYIPLLFQVTQGAVVLLARKK; encoded by the coding sequence ATGAACAAGTCGCCCTCAAAACTTTCTCGTTACCTCTGGAACCTCCTAAAGGTTTCTGTCAGCTGTGGCGGTCTTACCTATATCTTCATGAACATTCCGTTCCACGAAGTGAGTCAACACTGGACGCACGAAGCTTTGCCGTGGATACTCGTCACTCTCGTGACCACATTTTTGAGCATGTGCATCCAGGCAAACCGCTGGCGCGGACTCCTGCTCGACGAAGGGAAAAAAATCAAGTTTCGCTCGTTCTACGCCTACATCGCACTCGGCTATTTCTTCAACAACCTGCTCCCGGGCGGATTCGGCGGCGATGCAGTCAAGACGGTCGCCTTCGGCAAGCGATTCGGAAACATGGCAAACTCGGTTGCAGCCATCGTCATTTCACGACTGATGGGACTTTTGGCGATGTTTCTCTGCTTCTTTGTCGCCCTCCCGTTCGTGGCCTCCCGCTATGAGATTCCGCTCATATACACAGGCGCCGTCTGTCTATTTGCGCTTGCCTCCATCGTTATAATCGTCGGTGGACTTTTCCTCGACAAGATCAAGTTACCACAAGGAATTGCACAGCGATACCCCTTCCTTGAAAAGCTACAGAACGCCTTCAGCATTTACCGTTCCCACAAAAAAGCCTTTATGCTTTCCATTGTCGATTCCATTTGGCTGCAGGTCCTATCCATCATCATGCATTTTGCATTCTTGAAGGCGGTCGGGATCGATATCGGCCTGGATGTCGTAACCGTATTTACGACCATCACCGTCACCATCACCATGCTCCCCATTTCCATCAACGGAATCGGCGTACGCGAAGGCGTGAACGTCAGCCTCTTTACCGGGCTCCTCGGAATTCCTGCAGATACGGTTCTGGCGGCATCTATTTTGGGTTACATTCCGCTGCTGTTCCAGGTCACGCAAGGGGCGGTCGTGCTCCTCGCTAGAAAGAAATAA
- the murI gene encoding glutamate racemase, which translates to MIGVFDSGFGGLTILQKLRHTLPQYDYLYLGDNARAPYGSRSFETIYRYTLQSVRELFHRGCPLVILACNTASAKALRSIQQQVLPVEFPDRRVLGIVRPTAEEIGNFSKTGHIGIFATAGTVSSNSYVLEISHFFPNLKVTQHACPMWVPLVEYGERGTEGARFFVKKDVDQLLAADPEIDTVLLACTHYPLLESEIRAALPPHVRLVVQGDIVADKTLDYLRRHVDMENRLSKGGSVHYLTTDTAEFFKKGAFRFGMENISAESLTF; encoded by the coding sequence ATGATCGGCGTCTTTGATTCTGGTTTTGGCGGGCTCACGATCTTGCAGAAGCTCCGCCACACGCTCCCGCAGTACGATTACCTGTATCTGGGGGATAATGCCCGTGCGCCGTATGGCTCCCGCAGTTTCGAGACGATTTACCGCTATACGCTCCAGTCCGTGCGCGAACTTTTCCACCGCGGATGTCCGCTGGTGATTCTCGCGTGCAACACGGCATCGGCAAAGGCGCTCCGCAGCATCCAGCAGCAGGTGCTCCCGGTCGAATTCCCGGACCGTCGCGTTTTGGGCATTGTCCGCCCGACCGCCGAAGAGATCGGTAACTTCTCGAAGACGGGGCATATTGGCATTTTTGCTACCGCAGGGACGGTCTCTTCGAACAGCTACGTTCTTGAAATCAGCCACTTTTTCCCGAACTTGAAGGTGACTCAGCACGCCTGCCCGATGTGGGTGCCGCTTGTGGAATACGGCGAACGCGGAACCGAGGGCGCCCGATTCTTCGTGAAAAAGGACGTGGACCAGCTGCTTGCGGCTGACCCTGAAATCGATACAGTTTTACTGGCATGCACGCATTACCCGCTCCTCGAATCTGAAATTCGGGCCGCACTTCCACCGCATGTCCGCTTGGTGGTCCAGGGCGATATCGTCGCTGACAAGACTTTGGACTACCTCAGGCGCCATGTGGACATGGAAAATCGGCTTTCGAAGGGTGGCTCTGTGCATTATTTGACGACCGATACCGCAGAATTCTTCAAAAAAGGCGCTTTTCGCTTTGGAATGGAGAATATTTCGGCGGAGTCGTTGACTTTTTAA